A portion of the candidate division WOR-3 bacterium genome contains these proteins:
- a CDS encoding type II/IV secretion system protein, translating into MPIDEQSPSPSEETGAALAQRYGVPFVDLANFKIDSEVLQMFPEQFMRSKQVIPLFRAGNTLAAAFVDPGDIFNVDEVRRMTGMEVEPMVCRDLELQEALNQYYATSQSADLPDEPESMSLDDLPEEEAESAAQTEMSAEPRKIEELASEAPVVRWVNQMIIRAVRERASDIHIEPTREGLTVRYRIDGILHPIVSPKKALQLAVVSRIKIMSRMNIAEKRIPQDGRYGALVDGREIDFRVSTFPTTYGETVVMRILDRMRLLSLDELGLAGESAGLMREMIAKPHGVILITGPTGSGKSTTVYAILGEIRSGDKNIITIEDPVEYDMDKICQSQVNEKAGYTYLVGLRHILRQDPDVIMIGEIRDGETAMVAIRAALTGQLVFSTIHTNDAPGTITRLIDMNIEPFLVASAMEGTVAQRLVRQICPKCKEDYDPPAHLLGELGLPTGTKFYRGKGCERCRNTGYKGRIGIFEVMKVNDRLRELIVTRPPTSAIRMLAREYGMKTLWEDGISKVVAGTTTIEEVMDEAEKFE; encoded by the coding sequence GTGCCCATAGATGAGCAAAGCCCATCTCCAAGTGAAGAAACCGGCGCTGCTCTGGCGCAGCGCTACGGTGTGCCTTTTGTAGACCTGGCGAACTTCAAAATCGACTCCGAGGTGCTGCAGATGTTCCCGGAGCAGTTCATGCGTTCGAAGCAGGTCATACCCCTCTTCCGCGCCGGCAACACGCTGGCGGCCGCCTTCGTCGACCCGGGCGACATCTTCAACGTTGACGAAGTACGCCGCATGACCGGCATGGAAGTCGAACCCATGGTCTGCCGCGACCTCGAGCTACAGGAAGCGCTCAACCAGTACTATGCCACGTCGCAGTCGGCTGACCTGCCGGACGAACCGGAATCGATGAGCCTCGACGACCTGCCCGAAGAGGAAGCAGAATCCGCGGCCCAGACCGAGATGTCGGCCGAGCCGCGCAAGATCGAAGAGCTGGCTTCCGAGGCGCCGGTGGTTCGCTGGGTAAACCAGATGATCATACGCGCGGTGCGCGAGCGTGCTTCCGACATTCACATCGAGCCGACCCGCGAGGGCCTCACGGTCAGGTACCGTATCGACGGCATCCTCCACCCCATCGTCTCCCCGAAGAAGGCCCTGCAGTTGGCGGTAGTTTCCCGTATCAAGATCATGTCGCGCATGAACATCGCCGAGAAGCGCATCCCGCAGGATGGCCGCTACGGCGCGCTCGTGGACGGGCGCGAGATTGACTTCCGTGTTTCGACCTTCCCGACCACGTACGGCGAAACGGTGGTCATGCGTATCCTCGACCGCATGCGCCTGCTCTCACTCGACGAACTCGGCCTGGCCGGCGAATCGGCGGGGCTCATGCGGGAGATGATCGCCAAGCCCCACGGCGTGATTCTCATTACCGGGCCTACCGGTTCCGGCAAGTCTACGACCGTGTACGCCATCCTCGGTGAAATCCGTTCCGGTGACAAGAACATCATCACCATCGAGGACCCGGTCGAGTACGACATGGACAAGATCTGCCAATCCCAGGTGAACGAGAAGGCCGGCTACACCTACCTGGTCGGACTCCGGCACATCCTGCGTCAGGACCCGGACGTGATCATGATCGGTGAAATCCGTGACGGCGAGACCGCGATGGTCGCCATCCGTGCCGCTCTCACCGGCCAGCTGGTGTTCTCGACCATCCACACCAACGACGCACCCGGAACCATCACCCGTCTGATCGACATGAACATCGAGCCGTTCCTGGTCGCGTCGGCCATGGAAGGCACCGTCGCGCAGCGGCTGGTGCGGCAGATCTGCCCGAAGTGCAAAGAGGACTACGACCCGCCGGCACACCTGCTGGGGGAACTGGGACTGCCGACGGGCACCAAGTTCTACCGCGGCAAGGGCTGCGAACGCTGCCGCAACACCGGCTACAAGGGCCGTATCGGTATCTTCGAAGTAATGAAGGTGAACGACCGCCTCCGCGAGCTGATCGTCACCCGGCCGCCTACCAGCGCCATCCGCATGCTGGCCCGGGAGTACGGGATGAAGACACTCTGGGAAGACGGAATCAGCAAAGTCGTCGCCGGCACCACCACCATCGAAGAGGTGATGGATGAGGCCGAAAAATTTGAATAA